TCCCGTCTATGGCGACCGTGATCGCAGGGTGTGATCTGGCACCGCGCACCACGAGGGTTGGAATGGTGCAAGCATCCAGCGCCCCGGGATTGAGCAATCCTGCGGTATCATCAAACAGAAAATCCTGTGTATCCGGCACCACATGAACCGCGCGCGCCATTGCCGCACGGGTCCGTTCCGGCAGGCTGGCCCAAGGCGGCGCATCCTCGCTCCACATGCGGTTGAATGTCCGGGCCGCAGTCTCCAGATCCCGTGCCGTCATCGCATCGCTAAAAGGCTGTGCCCTGGCAGCATGGTTCTTTAACAGATCCGGCGCATCTGCCTTTGCCACGGCAAAGAACACCGGTTCAATCACCGTCAGGCTGCGCAGCTTTTCAGGGGCCTCCACCGCCAGCCGCAAAGCAATCATCCCGCCGAAAGAATGGCCGATCACATCCATCGGTCCATCATCCATCGCAGCCAAAGCTGCCTGAAAAACCGTTTCGCCAAAGCTGCTGACCTCATCCCAATCGGCGCTGCGGCCATGGCTGGGCATGTCAGGTGCCACCAGTGTCAGGTCGGGCAGCGCCTTGGAAAACCCGGTCCAAGCGCCGCCA
This DNA window, taken from Sulfitobacter pacificus, encodes the following:
- a CDS encoding alpha/beta fold hydrolase, whose translation is MTAQPGFSAHSVTIGSGARRALALHCTMAFGGAWTGFSKALPDLTLVAPDMPSHGRSADWDEVSSFGETVFQAALAAMDDGPMDVIGHSFGGMIALRLAVEAPEKLRSLTVIEPVFFAVAKADAPDLLKNHAARAQPFSDAMTARDLETAARTFNRMWSEDAPPWASLPERTRAAMARAVHVVPDTQDFLFDDTAGLLNPGALDACTIPTLVVRGARSHPAITVAIDGITKRMPNATSAVIEGAGHMAPITHPGAVAKVIEPLLARS